In Pseudonocardia sp. C8, one genomic interval encodes:
- a CDS encoding MaoC/PaaZ C-terminal domain-containing protein, translated as MSGRLSPESAAAVQKGDALPSFEVHVTRADLVRYAGASGDFNPIHWSDRVAGVAGLPGVIAHGMLSMALAGRVLTAWTGDPASIVSYGTRFTRPVVVPDDDTGATVELGGTVAEVREDGGRRIAVVDLKALFEGKTVLGRARAEVLLPG; from the coding sequence GTGAGCGGCCGGCTGTCCCCGGAGTCCGCGGCCGCCGTGCAGAAGGGCGACGCGCTGCCGTCGTTCGAGGTGCACGTCACGCGGGCGGACCTCGTCCGCTACGCCGGTGCCTCCGGTGACTTCAACCCGATCCACTGGAGCGACCGGGTGGCCGGCGTCGCCGGGCTGCCCGGCGTGATCGCGCACGGGATGCTCTCGATGGCGCTCGCCGGGCGGGTACTCACCGCGTGGACCGGCGATCCCGCGTCGATCGTCTCCTACGGCACCCGGTTCACCCGCCCCGTCGTCGTCCCGGACGACGACACCGGCGCCACCGTGGAGCTCGGCGGGACCGTCGCGGAGGTCCGGGAGGACGGTGGCCGGCGGATCGCCGTCGTCGACCTCAAGGCCCTGTTCGAGGGAAAGACGGTGCTCGGCCGGGCCCGCGCCGAGGTCCTCCTTCCCGGGTAG
- the secE gene encoding preprotein translocase subunit SecE: MSDEHEPERPGRERPSNAADRRGRRASRSGSTPAKGRATPTRAAATTQEKVSLFGRLARYLREVVAELRKVIWPNRSQMVKYTIAVLVFVSFMVALVFLLDSAFAEGVALLFGN; this comes from the coding sequence GTGAGCGACGAACACGAGCCGGAGCGGCCCGGGCGGGAGCGCCCGAGCAACGCGGCCGACCGTCGCGGGCGGCGGGCCTCCCGGTCGGGCAGCACTCCGGCCAAGGGCCGCGCCACCCCGACGCGTGCGGCCGCCACCACACAGGAGAAGGTCTCCCTGTTCGGGCGGCTCGCCCGGTACCTGCGCGAGGTCGTCGCCGAACTCCGCAAGGTGATCTGGCCGAACCGCTCGCAGATGGTGAAGTACACCATCGCCGTCCTGGTCTTCGTGTCGTTCATGGTGGCCCTGGTGTTCCTGCTCGACTCGGCGTTCGCCGAGGGCGTCGCGCTGCTGTTCGGCAACTGA
- the nusG gene encoding transcription termination/antitermination protein NusG, protein MTSDSNAYDEAADEAVIDAVADDAADETLPGQSVQEAGTEAADDDAGTEATDTETTADATGAETAEDTAGAEAAADEEAAATEAAGSDPAGEAEEDVDPAEELRAALRRAPGDWYVVHSYAGYENKVKSNLETRAQTLDVEDYIFQVEVPTEEVTEIKNGQRKKVQRKVLPGYILVRMELNDQSWGAVRNTPGVTGFVGATSKPSPLSIDEVVKFLLPKTEAPKKEAEAGKPAATGAPTTGGAPTVEVDFEVGESVTVMDGPFATLPASISEVNVDAQKLKVLVSIFGRETPVELGFNQVSKI, encoded by the coding sequence GTGACCTCCGACAGCAACGCGTACGACGAGGCGGCCGACGAGGCCGTGATCGACGCCGTCGCCGACGACGCGGCCGACGAGACGCTGCCCGGGCAGTCCGTCCAGGAGGCCGGCACCGAGGCCGCGGACGACGACGCGGGCACCGAGGCGACCGACACCGAGACCACCGCGGACGCCACCGGCGCCGAGACGGCCGAGGACACCGCCGGCGCCGAGGCTGCCGCCGACGAGGAGGCCGCCGCGACCGAGGCCGCCGGCAGCGACCCGGCCGGCGAGGCCGAGGAGGACGTCGACCCGGCCGAGGAGCTGCGTGCCGCGCTGCGCCGCGCCCCCGGCGACTGGTACGTCGTGCACTCCTACGCCGGCTACGAGAACAAGGTGAAGTCCAACCTCGAGACCCGGGCCCAGACCCTGGACGTCGAGGACTACATCTTCCAGGTCGAGGTGCCCACCGAGGAGGTCACCGAGATCAAGAACGGGCAGCGCAAGAAGGTCCAGCGCAAGGTGCTGCCCGGCTACATCCTGGTCCGGATGGAGCTGAACGACCAGTCCTGGGGCGCGGTGCGGAACACCCCGGGCGTGACCGGCTTCGTCGGTGCCACGTCCAAGCCGTCGCCGCTGTCGATCGACGAGGTCGTGAAGTTCCTGCTGCCCAAGACCGAGGCCCCCAAGAAGGAGGCCGAGGCGGGCAAGCCGGCGGCGACCGGCGCCCCCACCACCGGTGGCGCCCCCACCGTCGAGGTCGACTTCGAGGTCGGCGAGTCGGTCACCGTCATGGACGGGCCGTTCGCGACGCTCCCCGCGAGCATCAGCGAGGTCAACGTCGACGCCCAGAAGCTCAAGGTGCTGGTGTCGATCTTCGGCCGGGAGACCCCGGTCGAGCTCGGCTTCAACCAGGTCTCGAAGATCTGA
- the rplK gene encoding 50S ribosomal protein L11, which produces MPPKKRKLSAIIKLQIQAGAATPAPPVGPALGQHGVNIMEFCKAYNAATEAQRGNVVPVEISVYEDRSFDFQLKTPPAAKLLLKAAGVDKGSGEPHKTKVASVTEAQVREIAETKMADLNANDIDQAAKIIAGTARSMGIKVEG; this is translated from the coding sequence ATGCCCCCCAAGAAGCGGAAGCTCTCCGCGATCATCAAGCTCCAGATCCAGGCCGGCGCCGCGACGCCGGCCCCGCCGGTCGGCCCCGCGCTGGGTCAGCACGGCGTCAACATCATGGAGTTCTGCAAGGCGTACAACGCCGCGACCGAGGCCCAGCGCGGCAACGTCGTGCCGGTCGAGATCTCGGTCTACGAGGACCGGTCGTTCGACTTCCAGCTCAAGACGCCGCCGGCGGCCAAGCTGCTGCTGAAGGCGGCGGGCGTCGACAAGGGCTCCGGCGAGCCGCACAAGACCAAGGTCGCCTCGGTCACCGAGGCCCAGGTCCGCGAGATCGCCGAGACCAAGATGGCCGACCTCAACGCCAACGACATCGACCAGGCCGCCAAGATCATCGCCGGCACCGCCCGGTCGATGGGCATCAAGGTCGAGGGCTGA
- the rplA gene encoding 50S ribosomal protein L1: MAQRSKAYREAAAKIDADRLYSPLAAAKLAQETATKNTDATVEVALRLGVDPRKADQMVRGTVNLPHGTGKTARVIVFATGDKAAEAEAAGADAVGAEDLIERIQGGWLDFDAAIATPDQMAKVGRIARILGPRGLMPNPKTGTVTPDVTKAINEIKGGKVNFRVDKQANLHLIIGKASFDTEKLVENYGAALDEILRLKPSAAKGRYVKKVTMSTNTGPGIPVDPNRTRNLLAPDADEAVLAS, encoded by the coding sequence ATGGCACAGCGCAGCAAGGCCTACCGCGAGGCCGCCGCGAAGATCGACGCGGACCGCCTCTACTCGCCGCTGGCCGCGGCGAAGCTGGCCCAGGAGACCGCCACCAAGAACACCGACGCGACCGTCGAGGTCGCGCTCCGGCTGGGCGTCGACCCCCGCAAGGCGGACCAGATGGTCCGCGGGACCGTGAACCTGCCGCACGGTACCGGCAAGACCGCCCGGGTGATCGTCTTCGCCACCGGTGACAAGGCCGCCGAGGCCGAGGCCGCCGGCGCGGACGCCGTCGGCGCCGAGGACCTGATCGAGCGCATCCAGGGCGGGTGGCTCGACTTCGACGCCGCGATCGCGACCCCGGACCAGATGGCCAAGGTCGGCCGGATCGCCCGCATCCTGGGCCCGCGTGGCCTGATGCCGAACCCGAAGACCGGCACCGTCACCCCGGACGTCACCAAGGCGATCAACGAGATCAAGGGTGGCAAGGTCAACTTCCGGGTGGACAAGCAGGCCAACCTGCACCTGATCATCGGCAAGGCGTCGTTCGACACCGAGAAGCTGGTGGAGAACTACGGCGCCGCCCTGGACGAGATCCTGCGGCTCAAGCCGTCGGCCGCCAAGGGCCGGTACGTCAAGAAGGTCACCATGTCCACGAACACCGGGCCGGGCATCCCGGTGGACCCGAACCGCACCCGGAACCTGCTGGCCCCGGACGCGGACGAGGCCGTTCTGGCCTCCTGA
- a CDS encoding CaiB/BaiF CoA-transferase family protein: protein MARGKGPLAGLKVIELAGIGPGPHAAMILGDLGADVVRVDRPGGLRLGSGDVPDPTTRGRRTVTADLKDPAGRETVLRLVERADVLLEGYRPGVTERLGVGPDDCHARNPRLVYGRMTGWGQDGPLAARAGHDINYISLTGALHAIGRSGERPVPPLNLVGDFGGGSMLLVVGVLAALWEARSSGEGQVVDAAMVDGVSMLNQMFWGFLAQGAWTDERGANLLDGHAPFYDTYACADGRYVAVGALEPQFYAQLIAGLGLTEDELGPQYDRDGWPAMRARFTEVFASKPRDEWAEIFAGTDACTTPVLSFAEARENAHLAARNTVVTSEGVPQAAPAPRFSRTPAETAGRAGGPEDVEAVLADWS from the coding sequence GTGGCACGGGGCAAGGGTCCGCTCGCCGGACTGAAGGTGATCGAGCTGGCCGGGATCGGGCCCGGACCGCACGCGGCGATGATCCTGGGGGATCTCGGCGCGGACGTCGTCCGGGTCGACCGGCCCGGCGGGCTGCGGCTCGGATCCGGCGACGTGCCGGACCCGACGACCCGGGGGCGGCGCACCGTCACCGCCGACCTGAAGGACCCGGCGGGCCGGGAGACCGTGCTGCGCCTCGTCGAGCGGGCCGACGTCCTCCTGGAGGGCTACCGCCCGGGCGTCACCGAGCGGCTCGGCGTCGGCCCGGACGACTGCCACGCCCGCAACCCGCGGCTGGTGTACGGCCGCATGACCGGCTGGGGCCAGGACGGACCGCTGGCAGCGCGCGCCGGGCACGACATCAACTACATCTCGCTGACCGGGGCGCTGCACGCGATCGGCCGGTCCGGGGAGCGGCCGGTGCCGCCGCTGAACCTGGTCGGCGACTTCGGCGGCGGCTCGATGCTGCTGGTCGTCGGCGTGCTGGCAGCACTGTGGGAGGCGCGGTCCTCGGGCGAGGGGCAGGTCGTCGACGCTGCCATGGTCGACGGGGTCAGCATGCTCAACCAGATGTTCTGGGGTTTCCTTGCCCAGGGCGCCTGGACCGACGAGCGCGGCGCCAACCTGCTCGACGGGCACGCGCCGTTCTACGACACCTACGCCTGCGCCGACGGCCGGTACGTGGCCGTCGGGGCGCTGGAGCCGCAGTTCTACGCCCAGCTGATCGCCGGGCTCGGACTGACCGAGGACGAGCTCGGGCCGCAGTACGACCGGGACGGGTGGCCGGCGATGCGGGCGCGGTTCACCGAGGTGTTCGCGTCCAAGCCCCGCGACGAGTGGGCGGAGATCTTCGCCGGCACCGACGCCTGCACCACCCCGGTGCTCTCCTTCGCGGAGGCCCGGGAGAACGCGCACCTGGCCGCGCGGAACACGGTCGTCACCAGCGAGGGCGTCCCGCAGGCCGCGCCGGCGCCGCGGTTCTCGCGGACCCCCGCCGAGACCGCCGGCCGTGCCGGCGGGCCGGAGGACGTCGAGGCCGTGCTCGCCGACTGGTCCTGA
- a CDS encoding sterol carrier protein: MAVFADEAEVYEYLGGVFRIGMEDPELVSALQPSGVVLRITYTDPAAVLTVDLPNAELHTGAGNGPDPNIELFMSADTGNRFWLGKVVLPVALAKGDVRAKGPVSKLLKLLPLAKQLFGPYRERLAAEGRDDLLKA, from the coding sequence ATGGCCGTGTTCGCCGACGAGGCCGAGGTCTACGAGTACCTGGGCGGGGTGTTCCGCATCGGGATGGAGGACCCGGAGCTGGTGTCCGCGCTGCAGCCGTCGGGGGTCGTGTTGCGGATCACCTACACCGATCCGGCCGCGGTCCTCACCGTCGACCTGCCGAACGCCGAGCTGCACACCGGCGCCGGCAACGGGCCGGACCCGAACATCGAGCTGTTCATGAGCGCCGACACCGGCAACCGGTTCTGGCTGGGCAAGGTCGTCCTGCCGGTCGCGCTGGCCAAGGGCGACGTCCGGGCGAAGGGGCCGGTGTCGAAGCTGCTGAAGCTGCTGCCGCTGGCCAAGCAGCTGTTCGGGCCGTACCGGGAGCGGCTGGCCGCCGAGGGTCGCGACGATCTCCTCAAGGCGTGA
- a CDS encoding response regulator transcription factor — translation MPTEPHVVVIVDDHALFSQGLALLLESRAGDTFRVAGSTTAGEEAVALVGKHRAGIAIVDLALPPLGGVETIRRLKAAYPATRVLALSGTEDLDLAAAALRAGADGYLGKSADPEVLVAPLLAIAAGVRVLRAELLDALLSASDRTADGLLDRLNERDIELWTLLARGLETADIARPMLVSERTAKRMIASLLHKLGAANRIEAAALAGRCGLLD, via the coding sequence GTGCCGACCGAGCCGCACGTCGTCGTGATCGTCGATGATCACGCCCTGTTCTCCCAGGGGCTCGCGCTGCTGCTCGAGTCCCGGGCCGGGGACACGTTCCGGGTGGCGGGCTCGACGACGGCGGGCGAGGAGGCCGTCGCACTCGTCGGGAAGCACCGGGCCGGGATCGCGATCGTGGACCTGGCACTGCCCCCGCTGGGCGGGGTGGAGACGATCCGCCGGCTCAAGGCGGCCTACCCGGCGACCCGGGTGCTGGCGCTCTCGGGCACCGAGGACCTCGACCTCGCCGCGGCCGCGCTGCGGGCCGGGGCGGACGGCTACCTCGGCAAGTCCGCCGACCCCGAGGTGCTCGTCGCCCCGCTCCTGGCGATCGCGGCCGGGGTGCGGGTGCTGCGGGCCGAGCTGCTGGACGCGCTGCTGTCCGCGTCGGACCGGACCGCCGACGGGCTGCTCGACCGGCTCAACGAGCGCGACATCGAGCTGTGGACGCTGCTGGCCCGCGGGCTGGAGACCGCCGACATCGCCCGGCCGATGCTGGTCAGCGAGCGGACCGCCAAGCGGATGATCGCCTCGCTGCTGCACAAGCTGGGCGCGGCCAACCGGATCGAGGCGGCGGCGCTCGCCGGGCGGTGCGGGCTGCTCGACTAG
- a CDS encoding sensor histidine kinase KdpD, giving the protein MTSHSTPAEPEVRPGDELPERTAEERTAVVIRLAVVAAAAVLLVLRPQSAAGGLGAAVVLVAAGAVYALVLAAAATWRGRLPVRPAVLTGVDGALAVVAVGLTGGMASPMVAALPLVVIAIALRGGSRVGRVAAVVLGAGFTVAGLLGTDPAVGVADRLLSGVWWTGFLFATAVLVGVLVRLLERQLADIATTRARAESEHERYLSERALRDRIVSESRARLDGARVVLHEFRTPVASLSALSADLAAERLTGDAARTASKLLADHAAHLQDMLDGLADLAVADGSPLGRNRPRRVPLADLAEGVLDAAGIAAPRRRAVVEPADAAVHCDPQRLRRLLTNLAENAARHSGAEPVELYLAHDGRTLTAEVADRGPGLPAGQEGVVTAKGVALGERRGTAGLGLWIAEALVSAMDGELTLLPRDGGGLTARLTLPVPPA; this is encoded by the coding sequence ATGACCAGCCACAGCACCCCGGCCGAGCCGGAAGTCCGGCCCGGCGACGAGCTCCCGGAGCGCACCGCCGAGGAGCGGACCGCCGTCGTGATCCGGCTGGCCGTGGTCGCCGCCGCGGCGGTCCTGCTCGTGCTGCGCCCGCAGAGCGCGGCGGGCGGGCTCGGCGCCGCGGTGGTGCTGGTCGCCGCCGGCGCGGTGTACGCGCTGGTCCTGGCCGCGGCGGCGACCTGGCGGGGCAGGCTGCCGGTCCGCCCGGCCGTCCTGACCGGGGTGGACGGCGCGCTCGCTGTCGTCGCCGTCGGCCTCACCGGCGGGATGGCGAGCCCGATGGTGGCGGCGCTGCCGCTGGTCGTCATCGCGATCGCGCTGCGCGGCGGGTCCCGGGTCGGCCGGGTCGCCGCGGTCGTGCTCGGCGCCGGCTTCACCGTGGCCGGCCTGCTCGGCACCGACCCGGCGGTCGGGGTGGCCGACCGGCTGCTGTCCGGGGTGTGGTGGACCGGGTTCCTGTTCGCGACCGCCGTCCTGGTCGGGGTGCTGGTCCGGCTGCTGGAACGCCAGCTCGCCGACATCGCGACCACCCGGGCCCGCGCGGAGAGCGAGCACGAGCGCTACCTGTCCGAGCGGGCGCTGCGCGATCGGATCGTGTCGGAGAGCCGGGCCCGGCTCGACGGTGCGCGGGTGGTGCTGCACGAGTTCCGGACGCCGGTGGCGTCGCTGTCGGCGCTGTCCGCCGACCTGGCGGCCGAGCGGCTCACCGGGGACGCGGCCCGGACCGCGTCGAAGCTGCTCGCCGACCACGCCGCACACCTGCAGGACATGCTCGACGGCCTGGCCGACCTCGCCGTCGCCGACGGCAGCCCGCTCGGCCGCAACCGTCCCCGCCGGGTCCCGCTCGCCGATCTCGCCGAGGGTGTCCTCGACGCGGCCGGGATCGCCGCGCCCCGGCGCCGGGCCGTCGTCGAACCGGCGGACGCGGCCGTGCACTGCGACCCGCAGCGGCTGCGGCGACTGCTCACCAACCTCGCCGAGAACGCTGCCCGGCACAGCGGCGCCGAGCCCGTCGAGCTGTACCTGGCCCACGACGGCCGCACGCTGACCGCCGAGGTCGCCGACCGGGGGCCGGGCCTGCCCGCCGGCCAGGAGGGCGTGGTGACGGCGAAGGGTGTCGCGCTGGGCGAGCGGCGCGGCACCGCCGGCCTCGGGCTGTGGATCGCCGAGGCACTGGTCTCGGCGATGGACGGCGAGCTCACCCTGCTCCCGCGCGACGGCGGCGGGCTCACCGCCCGGCTGACCCTTCCGGTGCCACCGGCCTGA
- a CDS encoding NDMA-dependent alcohol dehydrogenase, with protein sequence MRTTAAVLWEPGGKWEVEEVELDSPNAGEVMVELTASGLCHSDEHLVTGDLPAVLPMVGGHEGAGRVVEVGPGVTEVAVGDPVVMTFLPSCGRCPYCAKGLPNLCNDGAGATLGPQLDGTYRFRGSGGVEIGQMCLLGTFAEHTVVPVRSVVKIDEGFPLDLAALVGCGVTTGFGSAVRTADLRAGDSCVVIGVGGIGANAVQGARAAGCRYVVAVDPVELKRERALELGATHVAASVDEAWEITSELTRGQLADAAILCTGVAMGQDLQPALQLVGKRGRVVVTALARAEEETASLSLLDLTLYEKQVRGALFGSSAAQHDVPRLLEMHNLGRLKLRELITKEYSLDQVNDGYADMRAGRNIRGLIRYR encoded by the coding sequence ATGCGGACGACGGCAGCGGTGCTGTGGGAACCGGGCGGTAAGTGGGAGGTCGAGGAGGTCGAGCTCGACTCCCCGAACGCCGGGGAGGTGATGGTGGAGCTGACGGCCTCCGGGCTGTGCCACTCCGACGAACACCTCGTCACCGGCGACCTGCCGGCCGTGCTGCCGATGGTCGGCGGCCACGAGGGCGCCGGACGCGTGGTCGAGGTCGGCCCGGGCGTCACCGAGGTGGCGGTCGGCGACCCGGTGGTGATGACGTTCCTGCCGTCCTGCGGCCGGTGCCCGTACTGCGCCAAGGGCCTGCCGAACCTGTGCAACGACGGCGCGGGTGCCACTCTCGGCCCGCAACTCGACGGAACCTACCGGTTCCGCGGCTCGGGCGGCGTCGAGATCGGGCAGATGTGCCTGCTCGGGACGTTCGCCGAGCACACCGTCGTCCCGGTGAGGTCCGTCGTGAAGATCGACGAGGGGTTCCCGCTGGACCTGGCCGCGCTGGTCGGGTGCGGGGTCACGACCGGCTTCGGATCGGCGGTGCGCACCGCCGACCTGCGGGCCGGGGACTCGTGCGTGGTGATCGGGGTCGGTGGGATCGGCGCGAACGCCGTGCAGGGCGCCCGGGCGGCGGGCTGCCGCTACGTCGTGGCCGTCGACCCGGTCGAGCTCAAGCGGGAGCGGGCCCTGGAGCTCGGGGCCACGCACGTCGCCGCGAGCGTCGACGAGGCCTGGGAGATCACCAGCGAGCTGACCCGCGGCCAGCTGGCCGACGCCGCGATCCTCTGCACCGGCGTCGCGATGGGGCAGGACCTGCAGCCGGCACTGCAGCTGGTGGGCAAGCGCGGCCGGGTGGTCGTGACCGCGCTGGCGCGGGCCGAGGAGGAGACGGCGTCGCTGTCGCTGCTCGACCTCACGCTCTACGAGAAGCAGGTCCGGGGCGCGCTGTTCGGCAGCTCGGCCGCGCAGCACGACGTGCCGCGGTTGCTGGAGATGCACAACCTCGGCCGGCTCAAGCTCCGTGAGCTGATCACCAAGGAGTACTCGCTCGATCAGGTCAACGACGGTTACGCGGACATGCGCGCCGGGCGCAACATCAGGGGTCTGATCCGCTACCGGTAG
- a CDS encoding R2-like ligand-binding oxidase: MSTTSTRTIEHGRRDGFASLSAGRLRADSFPMRLFRKGNAKHWDPASIDFTQDAADFAAMTDDERWQTCALAAQFLAGEESVTQDLQPFVAAMAAEGRLADEMYLTQFVYEEAKHTQAFRLWFDAVGMTGDLHSYIEHNEHYLEIFTRALPESLYALADDPGPANQIRASVTYNHIVEGTLALTGYFAWHKICAERGILPGMQQVIKHIGDDERRHMAWGTFTCRRHVAADDALWDVVDGRMQELMVPAMGVVTGTIDRWPEGQVPFGIDLNELAEYAMDKLGRRLGAIESARGADLRAIDADAEPEQLEERFHAEDQRVLAAAAAG; encoded by the coding sequence GTGAGCACGACCAGCACGCGCACCATCGAACACGGCAGGAGGGACGGGTTCGCCTCGCTCTCCGCGGGCCGGCTCCGCGCCGACTCGTTCCCGATGCGGCTGTTCCGGAAGGGCAACGCGAAGCACTGGGATCCGGCGTCGATCGACTTCACGCAGGACGCGGCGGACTTCGCGGCGATGACCGACGACGAACGCTGGCAGACCTGCGCGCTGGCCGCCCAGTTCCTGGCCGGCGAGGAGTCGGTGACCCAGGACCTGCAGCCGTTCGTGGCGGCGATGGCCGCCGAGGGCCGGCTCGCCGACGAGATGTACCTGACCCAGTTCGTCTACGAGGAGGCCAAGCACACCCAGGCGTTCCGGCTGTGGTTCGACGCCGTCGGGATGACCGGCGACCTCCACTCCTACATCGAGCACAACGAGCACTACCTGGAGATCTTCACCCGGGCGCTGCCGGAGAGCCTGTACGCACTGGCCGACGACCCCGGCCCGGCCAACCAGATCCGGGCGTCGGTGACCTACAACCACATCGTCGAGGGCACGCTCGCGCTCACCGGCTACTTCGCCTGGCACAAGATCTGCGCCGAGCGCGGCATCCTCCCCGGCATGCAGCAGGTCATCAAGCACATCGGCGACGACGAACGCCGGCACATGGCCTGGGGCACCTTCACCTGCCGCCGGCACGTCGCCGCCGACGACGCCCTGTGGGACGTCGTCGACGGCCGGATGCAGGAGCTGATGGTGCCTGCGATGGGGGTCGTGACCGGCACGATCGACCGCTGGCCGGAGGGGCAGGTGCCGTTCGGGATCGACCTGAACGAGCTCGCCGAGTACGCGATGGACAAGCTCGGGCGGCGGCTGGGCGCGATCGAGTCGGCCCGGGGTGCGGACCTGCGCGCGATCGACGCCGACGCCGAGCCCGAGCAGCTGGAGGAGCGGTTCCACGCCGAGGACCAGCGCGTCCTCGCGGCGGCGGCCGCGGGTTGA
- a CDS encoding oxygenase MpaB family protein produces MLRTPAGRYDRRDELAAMDPETSYVEIYRALAGLEFPWDIQQALSLALFRTYAVPSIGRLLAETGEFTRRTQKRYDDTGLILDAVLVHGFEHVEGRAAIRRMNQMHRSYDIANDDMRYVLATFVATPLRWVDRWGWRPHTEVERVATANYYRQLGGHMGIRGIPATWQEFCELLDSYEARHFGYEPGGRAVADATLDLATTFPPNHRAPKAVSREFLLALMDEHLLDALGYRVPPRPVRALADAMLRARAAVVRRMPVRTEPFSLPASPSIRSYPEGYDVRELGTFPACPVRHGGGDTGDETAV; encoded by the coding sequence GTGCTGCGCACCCCGGCCGGCCGGTACGACCGGCGTGACGAGCTCGCCGCGATGGACCCGGAGACGTCCTACGTCGAGATCTACCGGGCCCTCGCCGGCCTGGAGTTCCCGTGGGACATCCAGCAGGCGCTGTCGCTGGCGCTGTTCCGGACCTACGCGGTGCCGTCGATCGGGCGGCTGCTCGCGGAGACCGGCGAGTTCACCCGGCGCACCCAGAAGCGGTACGACGACACGGGACTGATCCTCGACGCGGTGCTCGTGCACGGCTTCGAGCACGTCGAGGGCCGGGCGGCGATCCGCCGGATGAACCAGATGCACCGGTCCTACGACATCGCGAACGACGACATGCGCTACGTCCTCGCCACGTTCGTGGCGACCCCGCTGCGCTGGGTGGACCGGTGGGGATGGCGGCCGCACACCGAGGTCGAGCGGGTCGCCACCGCCAACTACTACCGGCAGCTCGGCGGGCACATGGGGATCCGCGGGATCCCGGCGACCTGGCAGGAGTTCTGCGAGCTGCTCGACTCCTACGAGGCCCGGCACTTCGGCTACGAGCCGGGCGGGCGCGCGGTCGCCGACGCCACACTGGACCTGGCGACCACGTTCCCGCCGAACCATCGGGCGCCGAAGGCGGTGAGCCGGGAGTTCCTGCTCGCCCTGATGGACGAGCACCTGCTCGACGCGCTCGGCTACCGGGTCCCGCCGCGGCCGGTCCGGGCGCTGGCGGACGCGATGTTGCGGGCACGGGCGGCGGTCGTGCGGCGGATGCCGGTGCGGACCGAGCCGTTCTCGCTGCCGGCGTCGCCGAGCATCCGCAGCTATCCGGAGGGCTACGACGTCCGTGAACTGGGGACGTTCCCGGCCTGCCCGGTCCGCCACGGCGGCGGGGACACCGGAGACGAGACCGCGGTCTGA